Genomic DNA from Amycolatopsis alba DSM 44262:
CCCCTGGCGAGCCTGGGCGGGCTGCTTTCGGGCACCAGCACCAGTGGCGACGGTAAGGGCGCGGTGCTGAGCCTGCCGAACACGCTGTCGTCGCGTTCGGTCGTGCGGCTGGTCGACATCCCCGGCTCGAAGAACAAGGCCGTCGAATCGACGTCGACCCTGCAGGCGGCCAGCATCGAACTGCTGAAGGGCACGCCGCTCGGCCTGACGATCAAGGTCGCCAGCCAGCCGACGCTGCGGGTCACCTCGACCGGCGACAAGAAGACGTCGAAGGTCGAGTACACGGCGCCGGTGCTGCAGATCGTCCGCGGTGACAAGGTGCTGTTCACCCTCGACGCGAACAACCCGGCCAAGGACATCCCGATCGGCATCCCGCTGCCGTCGCTCAAGCAGGTCCCCGGCTTCGAGCAGCTGAAGAACGTGCCGGTCATCGGCGGACTCGCCGAGATGCTGGACGGTGCCACCAAACAGCTTCCGGGCGGCGAGGCCGGGAACGGGCTCACCCTCGACCTCGGGGTGCTGAAGCTGTCGATCGCCGGGCTGAACCAGAAGTCGAGCGACACGACCTCGCCGTTCAAGGGTTTCCAGCTGGGCGCTTCGGCGCGGCTGCTGGACCTGCAGATCCTGCCGACCACCGCGCTGCAGAAGGCGCTGCCGCCGGACGCCGCGAAGAAACTGCCGTCGTCGCTGGCACAGATCTCGCTCGGTGAGCAGATCGCCAGGGCGCACGCGCCTGCCGGCGGTGTCGAATGCGGCACGGTGACCCCGCCGCCCGCGGGCAACAACGGTGGCGCGGCGCCGAAGGGGCCGGTCAAGAACCTGGCCTACACCAACGCCGCCTACGACACGGTGCCGATGTTCTGGTCGGGGACCGCGATGCTGCTGATCGGGGTGGTCCTCGTGGCCGCCATGCCGGGACGGCGCCGGCTCTCGATGGTTGCCGTTCCCGTCGAGAAGAAACCTTTCAAGCCTTCGCCGCGTCCGCGCTCGGAGGACTAGACGGGGCGAGGAGGGTGATGAACGGTCCTTTCACGCCTAGCCCCCGCGTGAGAGGCCCGTTCGTGCCCTTCACTCACTTCGCCGCTTCACCCGATGGCCCCGTGATGTCCCGAGCGCCACGCTGGGGACACTCAACGTCTCCAGCGTGGCGCTCGGGACATCACGCCAAGGTCGAGCCCCACGAAACCCGAAGCCGCTTCACTTACCCACAGCACTTGTCCACAACCACCCCCACCTGTGGACAACTCCCCCGACCAGCACTTTTCCGCCCCTCCCCCCGGTAGACTGGACTCGGGGTCGCCCCCCTGGGACGGGCGGGGGGCTGGGGTAGGGGCGTTAAGGGTGGGGTGCGGGTCAGCCTTGGCGCAGGGTGGTGACCATGGCTTCGACGGCGATTCGCGGTTTCACGTTCAGGTCGATGGCCTCGCGGCATTCCAGGACGGCTTCGAGGCGCCGCAGGATCGAGTCCGGCGCCCAGGCGGAGGCGGCCTGCGAGATTTCCGAGGCGTGGTCGGGGTGGTTCAGGGTCGCGCCCGCGCCGCTCTTGGTCACCAGTACGTCCCGGTAGAACGCGGCCAGGTCCACCAGCGCGAGATCGAGCGTGTCCCGCTGCGTCCGGGTCGCGCGTGACTTCTGGCGCTTCTCGAGCTGCTTCACCGCGGCTTCGGCGGCTCGTTTCGCCCCGGCGACGCCCTTCCCGACGCCGTCGCCGCCCATCGCGGTCCGGAGTTCGGAACGTTCGGCCTCGTCGCGGACCTTGCTCTCCTCGCCCGCGTCGGCCTCGGCCGCGCTGATCAGCTGATCGGCACAGGTGAACACATCGGACGGACGCCGCAGGCCCAGCGGGATCCGCAGCACCGTCGACCGCCGCTGCCGGGCCGCCTCATCGGTGGCGAGCCGCCGCGCGCGGCCGACATGTCCACTCGAGACCGACGCGGCCCACTTCGCGCGTTCGGGATCGATACCGTCCCGTTCCACGAGCACCTGCGCGATCGCCTCGGCGGGCGGCGTCCGCAGCGTGACCAGACGGCACCGCGAGCGGATCGTCACCGACACGTCGTCCGGATGATCGGACGGCGCGCACAGCAAGAACACCGTCCGGTCCGGCGGCTCCTCGACAGCCTTCAGCAGCGCGTTCGACGCGCCTTCGGTCAGCCTGTCTGCGTCCTCGATGATCACCACCTGCCACCGCCCGGTGGTCGGGCGGCGAGCGGCGGCCTGCACCAGCGAACGCATTTCGGCGACGGAGATCGAAAGACCTTCCGGCGCGACGAGCTTGACGTCGGCGTGCGTGCCTGCGACCACGGTCCGGCAGCCGGGGCACTCCCCGCAGCCGGTCCCGGTGCTGCACTGCAACGCCGCCGCGAAAACCCTGGCGGCGGTCGAGCGCCCCGAACCGGGCGGACCGGTGACCAGCCAAGCGTGCGTCATCGCCCCAGGCGCGACAGGCTGGTTCTCGATGATCCGCGCGGCCGCCGTCGACGCCGACGAAAGCGTGCGCGCCGCGGGCTCCTGGCCGACGAGCTGCTTCCAGACACCGATCAGCACAGGGGCTTCCGTCATCTCGCCTCGACCTTTTCCTCCGCCGGAGCGAGCCCGGCGAGCCTGCCGACGAGCACCGCGCGGACCGCGGTCCGCACCCGGTCGCTCACTTCTTCCTCGGTACCGTCCGCGTCGACCACCACATACCGGTCCGGGTCGGCGGCGGCCATTTCCGTGAGCAGATGCTGCACCCGCCACTGCGCGTCCAGCGACTCCGACTTCCGCATCACGATGCCGGGATCGGCGTCGAGCAGAACCGTGATGTCGGGTCGCAACCTGCCGGTCGCCCAGTCGGCGAGCCCCTCTAGTTCCTGACTGTCCAGCCCGGCGACCGCGGACAGATGCGCCAGCGGCGAATCCACGAACCGCTCCATCACCACGACCGAACCGGCGTCGAGCGCGGGCTGGATGTCCCGTTCGACGATGTCCGCCCGCACCGCGGCGGCGGCCAGCGCCTGCGCCCGCGCACCGGACAGCGAAGCACCGGCGACGAGCTTCGCGAGCCGTTGGTCGTCCAGCGCCGGGTCCGCCGCCAGCACGACCGGACGCGTACCCCCGCGCAGCCATTCGGCCAGCCGCTCGGCCTGCTTCTCGGTGTTGATCGCCCGCGTTCCTTCGAGCGCGATCAGCAGCCCGTTCACGCGTCGCGGGCTACGGCGCAGCGCGTTGCGAAGGTCGGCGAGGATCGGCTCGGCCCGCCTGTCGTCCATCTGCCGGTACGCGAAGATGCCGGCGAGCAACGCGAGGACACCGCCGCCGATCATCACCGGCCGCGTGCCGTCGATCGTGATCGTGCCGCCCCACAGTTCGACCTCGGTCGTCTGGACCGCGCTGATCAGCACCGGCACCAGCACCGTCGAACCGAACAGCACGATCTTCATCAGCGACTGGTAGATCGCGTTGATCCGGCCGCGGATGGAGTCCTCGATCCGCGAACCGATGATCGTGACACCGGTCAGGAACGCCGTCCCGGCCCAGACACCGACGGCGGCGACGGCGACCAGCGACACGGCGAGGTGCGGCGACAGCGCGACGACGACGAGACACAGCCCCGCGGCGACGATCGAGAGGCCGAACAGCCGGTCGTGCGCGAGCCGCCTGGCGAGCTTCGGCGCCACGGCCATCCCGGTGGCGAGCCCGAGGAAGACGGCGAGCACGAGGAGGTTGAACGCGGCGTCACCGGCGAGCAGGCTGGACGAGTACGGCTTGGCCGAACCGATCACCGCGCCACCGGCGGCGAAAGCGCCGAAAGCGCCGATCATCAGGCCGCGCACCAGTGGCGTCGTCCGCACGAACCGGGCGCCGTCGGCGATCATCTGGCGGAAGCCGAACTTCTCCTCGTCCGCGGCCTTCACCTTGGGCTTCTCCACCGCGTGGACGTTGCGCAGCGAGAGCTCGGGGATCCTGGTCGCGATCACGATCGCGCTGGTCAGGTACAGCAGACCGGTGATGACGACGGCGACCTTCGCGATGCCGAGCTGGGCGTCACCCTGGAAGAAGTGGAACGTGGTGTTGCTGCCGGTGAGCACGGCGTTCGCCCCGGCCGCGGTGATCACCGCGAGGCCGTAGGTCATCACCATGCCGAGCTGGTTGGCCGTCTCGACCTGGTCCGGGCGGCGCAGCAGGTTCGGCACCGCCGCGTCCTTCGACGGGATCCACATCATCGAGCAGCAGCCGACCAGGAAGTTGCCGACGAACACCCACCACGGCGTGCCGACGAACGCGATCGACAGCAGGAACCCGCACCGGCCGAGGTCGCAGAGCACCATCACCTTGCGCCGGTCGAACCGGTCGGCGAGCAGCCCGCCGATCGGGGCGAACAACAGCCCCGGCAGCAGCGAGGTCAGCACGACACCGACGAACGCGAAGTTCTGCGCGGCGTAGTTGTCGGTCAGTTTGGTGACCAGGCCGGTCAGCGTCAGCAGGTTCAGCCAGTCCGCGACGCTGCACAGATACGAGACACCCCAGATCCGGCGGAACGGCTTGATCGCCAGCACCCGCCGCACCCGATGCATGGTGGAAGCGTCACGCCCCGCCGAACCATCCGTGCCCGCTTCGGGCACCGACTGCACGCCCTCGCTGATACGCCCACCCCACTAGTCACGCGGCGCCGGGAGCGACACGGGTCAACACCGAGTCCCCCGACCGTATGGCCAGGGTAGCCCGATGGGTGACGTGAGGGTGGACGGCCCCGTCCGGCGCTACCGCCGGACGGGTTACCCGAAGATCCCCGCGATGCTACTGAACAGGCTGGCCAGCAGCTGGATGGCGAGAACCGCGAAGACGATCATGAGGGCGATCGCGATCATCACCCCGGCGGTGTTCGACGACGGTTTGCCGATCCTCGGGATCTGCATCGATCGCTTGGCCCGCCGTACTTCGAACTCGTCTTCTTCGTCGACCTCGACCGGCTCTTCCTGCTTCACCCGGCGAGGCTGACGGATCAGCTGAGACGGCCTGGAAGGCCAGGTGCGCTGTTGCGGCAGGATCCCGATCGGCGCAGCGCCCTGCTCACCCACCGTGCTGACGATCTTGGACGGCTGCTGGCCCGAGTCCTGGTTTTCGGCGGACTTGTCGTCCGCGAGCATGGCCGCGTCGACCATCCTGCTCACCACTTCGGGGTCGTGCTGGACCGGTCCCGGCACCTGCACGCGGATCTCGTCGGCACCGGCAGGCGAGTTCGCTTGAGCCGTCGTGCCGGTCGTGACCAGCCCGGACAGGGGATCGGCGAACGTGTCGCCCGGAGGATCTGCCTGAGTGCCATCGCCTTTCACGAATTCGGGGGCATCGAAGAAGGGGGTTTCGCCCTTCCCGCTCATGGTGACCACCTCACTACGGAATGTCCTCTGCTTCCAGGGTAACCACCTCGGCCCGTCGCACATCCGCCCAATGGGCCAGATAAATGTCACGCGCCGCGAGGCTGATCTTCACATCTTCCAGTAAAGGCTCGAAGAAAGAACGCCGGTAGCGGGCATCTGTCGCCGTCGACGCGGCGAAGTACAAACCGGAGAAAACGGCAAGGAAAAGGGAGACATTGATGAGCGCGGAACTCACCGGGAGGGGGACCCCCAGCAGTGTCCCCGGCGCCGATGCCCGGCCGGCGAACGCCGTCACGACCTCCGGCCGGAGGATCAGCACCCCGAACACGACGAAGAAGGCGAACACCAGCACCCCGAACGCCACGATCTGCACCGCCTGAGCGAAGAACAGCACCAGCGCGATGTTCAACCGCTCCGTCTTCGCCAGCGCGCGCCGCCGCTTCACCGGTCCGGTGTCGTCGTCGAACGGCGTGCCGCGCAGGACGGCGGCCCCCGGTTCCGCGGTCCAGGACTTCAGCTCCTTCATCTCGTCGGACAGCATCGACGCCAGGAAGACCGCGCCGATCAGCACGAGGAAGCCGATGACCAGCCACAACCGCCCTGGGTTCAGGCCGTCGACGGCCTGCCACAGCTCGGCGGTGAAGAAGCTGAACATCACCACCAGCAGAAGCAGCGGCAGCGCCCTCGAAGCCAGCGTGCCGATGGCCCTGATCTGAGCGACCGCGCTCCTCGCCGCCCAGGTCAGGATCGAGCCGACACCGATCCGCACCAGCAGCATCAGCACTGCCAGCGCGACGGCGTTGGTGAGCACGGCGACCCACAACGGGTGATCCCACGACACCAGCCCGGTGAGCCGCTCGCCGAGCGGCAGCACCAGCACCCAGAACCCGATCGTCACCGCCATGACGGCCAGCCGGACACGGGTGCGTCGCAGCGCCCGGAGCAGCTTCACCATCAGGCGGCCGGCGATCACCGGGACCACGATCACGGCGAACGTCAGCGCCAGGACGCCGAGGACGTACGCGAGACCGCTTTCGCGCATCCGGGCCTGGAGCACGTCCTCGGGGAGGTCGAGCAGTTTCAGCAGCCCCGCCAGCAGCAGGTCGAGCAGGCACAGGAACACCACGCCGGGCGTCGAACGGCGCAACATGCCCGCTCCACGCCTCCGCCGGTGGATGACCATCGGCAGCCCTCGCCGCCGGAACCACGCGTCGGCCGCCCGCCGATCCAGATCCATACCCGCCCCCTCGTCCCAGCGGCTACGTCCGGCTCAGGTCCACCGCCTCGTGCAGCCAGCCCGCCAATGCCCGGCGGTCCATTCCACCGAACATCAGCCACCCTTCGGAAGGGGCGGCATACATCACGAACCTCCCCAAATCGTTGTCGACGATCACGAATCCGTAGTCCGGGTACTCGGCGTTCAGGCCGCCGAAGGCGACCAGGTCGAGGATCGCCGTCCCGGTCCGGGGACGGCCGAGCAGGTCCGCGACCAGGCCGACCTGTTCGTCCTGACCGGGCAGCGGCACGCCGTGCGCGTCGATCTTGATGCGCATCGGCTCCGTCTCACCGGCGGGAACGTGCGGGAGCCCGCCGAAAACGCGGGCACCCAGCTCACCGAAGTCGCTCAGGCTGAACGTGGTCCGCCGCCCCGACCGCATCCGCCAGACGACCGCCTGCTGCCCGTCGCCGTAGCAATCGACCCGCACCGCCCGCGGCTCGGACGCGAAGACGCCGGTGAGGACGCCTCGCACCGAACCCCGCAGCATCACGCCGTGCATCCGGATCGCGGCGGGATGGATCTCGCCGTTCTCCATCAGCCCGGCCTCCTCGAGCATCGCCGCCTTCGCCGCGTACCGCTCGGCCTGGGTGACGAGATCCGCCGGCTCGTCGTAGGACGGGCACAGACGACGGATCTCGTCGTCGGTGATCTCCGGGTCGTAGCCCAGATACACGCTCCGGCGCTCGGGCACCGCGCGCAGCACCGGCTCGGCGGCGCGCCTCATCAGTTCCTTCACCGTCGCCGGTTCACGCATGGTTCTGCACCGCCTTCACGATCCATTGCTCGGCCATCGACCGGCTGGCCGGGCCCCAGGTGAGCGTCCAGCGGCCGTCGGCGTCCATCGCCGCGCTGAACTGGTATCGGCCGAGGTCGTTGTCCACCAGGCCGAAAGCGCCGTGCGGGTACTCGGCGAGGATGGAGTTCCGCACCGCGAGATCGACGAGAACCGTGCCGTGACGCGGCCGCGAAGCACCCTCACGGATCACCTCGACGGCTTCCCGCGCCTTCACCGGGATCAACCCGCCCGCGTCCGTCTCGATGCGCACGGTCTCGCCGGGACCCGTCGGATGGTCGGGCAGCCCGTCGAACACCCAGCCCGGCAGCGCGCTGAGGAAACCGGACCGCAGCCGCGCTCGTTTGCCGAGCTTGTTCAGCACCGTGGTGTAGTC
This window encodes:
- a CDS encoding DNA polymerase III subunit delta', coding for MTEAPVLIGVWKQLVGQEPAARTLSSASTAAARIIENQPVAPGAMTHAWLVTGPPGSGRSTAARVFAAALQCSTGTGCGECPGCRTVVAGTHADVKLVAPEGLSISVAEMRSLVQAAARRPTTGRWQVVIIEDADRLTEGASNALLKAVEEPPDRTVFLLCAPSDHPDDVSVTIRSRCRLVTLRTPPAEAIAQVLVERDGIDPERAKWAASVSSGHVGRARRLATDEAARQRRSTVLRIPLGLRRPSDVFTCADQLISAAEADAGEESKVRDEAERSELRTAMGGDGVGKGVAGAKRAAEAAVKQLEKRQKSRATRTQRDTLDLALVDLAAFYRDVLVTKSGAGATLNHPDHASEISQAASAWAPDSILRRLEAVLECREAIDLNVKPRIAVEAMVTTLRQG
- a CDS encoding bifunctional MFS transporter/dTMP kinase, with product MQSVPEAGTDGSAGRDASTMHRVRRVLAIKPFRRIWGVSYLCSVADWLNLLTLTGLVTKLTDNYAAQNFAFVGVVLTSLLPGLLFAPIGGLLADRFDRRKVMVLCDLGRCGFLLSIAFVGTPWWVFVGNFLVGCCSMMWIPSKDAAVPNLLRRPDQVETANQLGMVMTYGLAVITAAGANAVLTGSNTTFHFFQGDAQLGIAKVAVVITGLLYLTSAIVIATRIPELSLRNVHAVEKPKVKAADEEKFGFRQMIADGARFVRTTPLVRGLMIGAFGAFAAGGAVIGSAKPYSSSLLAGDAAFNLLVLAVFLGLATGMAVAPKLARRLAHDRLFGLSIVAAGLCLVVVALSPHLAVSLVAVAAVGVWAGTAFLTGVTIIGSRIEDSIRGRINAIYQSLMKIVLFGSTVLVPVLISAVQTTEVELWGGTITIDGTRPVMIGGGVLALLAGIFAYRQMDDRRAEPILADLRNALRRSPRRVNGLLIALEGTRAINTEKQAERLAEWLRGGTRPVVLAADPALDDQRLAKLVAGASLSGARAQALAAAAVRADIVERDIQPALDAGSVVVMERFVDSPLAHLSAVAGLDSQELEGLADWATGRLRPDITVLLDADPGIVMRKSESLDAQWRVQHLLTEMAAADPDRYVVVDADGTEEEVSDRVRTAVRAVLVGRLAGLAPAEEKVEAR
- a CDS encoding ESX secretion-associated protein EspG, translating into MREPATVKELMRRAAEPVLRAVPERRSVYLGYDPEITDDEIRRLCPSYDEPADLVTQAERYAAKAAMLEEAGLMENGEIHPAAIRMHGVMLRGSVRGVLTGVFASEPRAVRVDCYGDGQQAVVWRMRSGRRTTFSLSDFGELGARVFGGLPHVPAGETEPMRIKIDAHGVPLPGQDEQVGLVADLLGRPRTGTAILDLVAFGGLNAEYPDYGFVIVDNDLGRFVMYAAPSEGWLMFGGMDRRALAGWLHEAVDLSRT
- a CDS encoding ESX secretion-associated protein EspG — protein: MFNGQVSTSTTAVFDVIDEVIAPLSAEVPERPSVMEFYDPELSVPPVLADEEPTPGLTLAEEVEQYTRFVSGMATIGLAPGGEVTPEAVGLYRALRGGFIRGVVTGVFPSREEPWEVRFFGDEDYTTVLNKLGKRARLRSGFLSALPGWVFDGLPDHPTGPGETVRIETDAGGLIPVKAREAVEVIREGASRPRHGTVLVDLAVRNSILAEYPHGAFGLVDNDLGRYQFSAAMDADGRWTLTWGPASRSMAEQWIVKAVQNHA